A genome region from Gossypium hirsutum isolate 1008001.06 chromosome A04, Gossypium_hirsutum_v2.1, whole genome shotgun sequence includes the following:
- the LOC121228030 gene encoding protein GRIM REAPER, with product MASNTLNLIAILSLTITILLSLYPQPAFSFQMEDFDGEEEYVLDHPVIIPNLRSRSRFLKTSPTKDKIRKGADCDPHPSLNICKGISANNGTSLLYCCKTHCRNVLSDRNNCGKCGNRCKFGQRCCGGVCTNVANNVNHCGKCGNQCSSGVQCDNGFCGYA from the coding sequence ATGGCTTCTAACACTCTCAACCTCATTGCCATCCTCTCCCTTACTATCACAATCCTCTTATCTTTGTATCCTCAACCAGCCTTCTCATTCCAAATGGAAGATTTTGATGGCGAAGAAGAATACGTGCTCGATCATCCTGTCATTATCCCTAACCTTCGATCAAGAAGCCGGTTCTTAAAGACCTCGCCGACGAAAGATAAGATCAGGAAAGGTGCAGATTGTGATCCTCACCCTTCTCTAAACATATGCAAGGGCATTTCCGCAAACAACGGGACCAGTCTACTGTATTGCTGTAAGACGCATTGTCGTAACGTGCTTAGTGATCGGAACAACTGCGGAAAATGCGGCAACCGGTGCAAGTTCGGGCAACGTTGCTGCGGTGGAGTTTGTACTAATGTTGCTAACAATGTCAACCACTGCGGCAAGTGTGGCAATCAGTGCTCGTCTGGAGTTCAGTGTGATAATGGATTTTGTGGTTATGCTTAG
- the LOC107947951 gene encoding protein GRIM REAPER: MASNTLYLIAILSLTISVLLSLHPQPTFSFVMEEFNDEKEYVLDHPVIIPNLQSRSRFLKTSPMKDKIRKGAHCEPDASLNICNGISTNNGTSLLYCCKSHCCNVLSDRNNCGECGNWCMFGERCCSGVCTDVVHNVNHCGKCDNQCSLGVQCDFGYCGYA; encoded by the coding sequence ATGGCTTCTAACACTCTCTACCTCATTGCCATCCTCTCCCTTACTATTTCAGTCCTCTTATCTTTGCATCCTCAACCAACCTTCTCATTCGTAATGGAAGAATTTAATGACGAAAAAGAATATGTGCTCGATCATCCTGTCATCATCCCTAACCTTCAGTCGAGAAGCCGGTTCTTAAAGACCTCACCGATGAAAGATAAGATCAGGAAAGGAGCACATTGTGAGCCCGATGCTTCTCTAAACATATGCAATGGCATTTCCACAAACAACGGGACCAGCCTATTGTATTGCTGCAAGTCGCATTGTTGTAACGTGCTCAGTGATCGGAACAATTGCGGAGAATGCGGCAACTGGTGCATGTTCGGGGAACGTTGCTGCAGTGGAGTTTGTACGGATGTTGTTCACAATGTTAACCACTGTGGCAAGTGTGACAATCAGTGCTCGCTTGGAGTTCAGTGTGACTTTGGGTATTGTGGTTATGCTTAG